A genomic stretch from Artemia franciscana unplaced genomic scaffold, ASM3288406v1 PGA_scaffold_151, whole genome shotgun sequence includes:
- the LOC136041333 gene encoding uncharacterized protein LOC136041333 produces MRMPLNQKIFIWLFVFVQILIAANICSAIRTQRWFSKRVSTEEEASGDSRPHPYFLRRVMRNENECAHQEFVRDLCQRCAKVTRSSIAYPLCCQSVPGGHKETQQVRMWCVKYLAFGIS; encoded by the exons atttttatatggcTTTTCGTATTCGTTCAAATACTGATAGCTGCTAATATATGCTCCGCCATACGAACGCAGAGATGGTTTTCTAAAAGAGTATCAACAGAGGAAGAAGCTTCAGGGGACAGTCGACCCCATCCATATTTCTTAAGAAGGGTTATGAGGAATGAAAACGAGTGTGCCCATCAG GAGTTTGTCCGAGATTTATGCCAAAGATGTGCAAAAGTGACACGTTCAAGCATAGCCTATCCTTTGTGTTGCCAGTCCGTTCCTGGTGGGCATAAGGAAACACAGCAAGTTAGAATGTGGTGCGTTAAATATCTCGCTTTTGGAATCAGCTGA